From a region of the Salvelinus alpinus chromosome 2, SLU_Salpinus.1, whole genome shotgun sequence genome:
- the sp1 gene encoding transcription factor Sp1 isoform X1, with protein MSDQQDEMAAMVESGGGFLQKRNTNTGQDSQQPSPLALLAATCSRIDTPGESDSGSEQQLDLSQAQLTQTANGSWQIIPVSLGSSSGSNTITTDSTGMVMTVGDSGKNRGQQVLTSVSSGHQGQQQYVLSSAPSLQGQQVLTMSGGQVVSMPNIHYQVIPQFQTVDGQHLQFAQAGVQQDPNAAGAGQFQLVSSPNGGQQLVRAGSGGNILTMPAGLLQQAIPLQNLGLGNSVLQNNQGQFQLANMPGLLNGNITLLPVSAASGSEGDGGSNQQLMQQVVSTSGTYYTNSTTTTTQTGTSYGGMTQQTQSTNGFQNSGGGIPIQPDNRDQPQQILIQPQQLIQGGTSLQTISAGGQVFATPTLTQDALQNLQIQTIPNTSPILLRTVGLNGQVSWQTLQLQSPAGTQITLAPMQGLSQLGQAQGGTMQLPGLHTINLNTLQNSGLQMHQLQGVPITISNTAGDQGLQTGGDSLDDGTVMEEGDTSPQPQNRRTRREACTCPFCKDGEARDPNKKKQHICHMPGCGKVYGKTSHLRAHLRWHTGERPFVCGWSFCGKKFTRSDELQRHKRTHTGEKKFTCTECPKRFMRSDHLSKHLKTHLNKKGTTGGAVTSDNSAPQSGGGGATDGGAGVNDQHALIAMETLSPEGIARLASSGINVMQVADLHSINTFGTFHVPEYSPDPGALISRGWRTHSGTRSPT; from the exons ATGAGTG ACCAACAGGATGAAATGGCCGCGATGGTGGAAAGCGGCGGAGGCTTTCTTCAAAAGCGAAACACAAATACCGGACAG GACTCCCAGCAGCCCTCTCCTTTAGCTCTGTTGGCAGCGACCTGTAGTAGAATCGACACCCCGGGCGAGAGTGACTCTGGCTCCGAACAACAGTTAGACCTGAGCCAAGCCCAGCTGACCCAGACAGCCAATGGGAGCTGGCAGATCATCCCGGTCAGTCTCGGTAGCTCCAGTGGTTCCAACACCATCACCACTGACTCTACTGGCATGGTCATGACCGTGGGCGACTCGGGGAAGAACAGGGGGCAGCAGGTGTTGACGTCGGTCTCCAGTGGGCACCAGGGACAGCAGCAGTATGTGCTGTCCTCAGCTCCTTCTCTACAGGGCCAACAGGTCCTCACCATGTCTGGGGGCCAGGTTGTGTCCATGCCCAACATCCATTACCAGGTGATCCCTCAGTTCCAGACGGTAGATGGCCAGCATCTACAGTTTGCCCAGGCAGGGGTGCAGCAGGACCCTAATGCAGCTGGGGCCGGACAGTTCCAGCTCGTCTCCTCGCCTAACGGGGGTCAGCAGTTGGTTAGAGCAGGGAGTGGAGGAAATATCCTAACCATGCCCGCCGGGCTCCTACAGCAAGCCATCCCCCTACAGAACCTAGGTCTGGGTAACAGCGTCCTGCAGAACAACCAGGGCCAGTTCCAGTTGGCTAATATGCCTGGGCTCCTAAATGGTAATATCACCCTCCTTCCGGTCAGTGCAGCTAGTGGGTCTGAAGGGGACGGAGGCTCTAACCAGCAGCTGATGCAGCAGGTAGTGTCAACCTCTGGCACGTACTACACCAactcaaccaccaccaccactcagacAGGCACCTCGTATGGAGGCATGACACAGCAGACTCAGAGCACCAACGGCTTCCAGAACTCTGGTGGCGGGATCCCCATCCAGCCAGATAACAGAGATCAGCCGCAACAGATCCTCATTCAACCCCAGCAGCTCATCCAAGGAGGGACCTCCCTGCAGACAATCTCAGCTGGGGGACAGGTGTTCGCGACCCCAACGCTTACCCAGGATGCCCTACAGAACCTGCAAATTCAGACCATCCCTAACACCTCTCCCATCCTGCTGAGGACCGTCGGCCTCAACGGACAG GTGAGCTGGCAGACCCTCCAGCTGCAGAGCCCAGCGGGGACCCAGATCACCCTGGCCCCCATGCAGGGTCTCTCTCAGCTGGGCCAGGCCCAGGGAGGTACCATGCAACTCCCTGGTCTGCACACCATCAACCTCAACACACTGCAGAACTCTGGTTTACAGATGCACCAGCTACAAGGAGTCCCCATCACCATCTCTAACACAGCTG GAGACCAGGGTTTGCAGACAGGGGGGGACAGTCTGGATGACGGCACGGTCATGGAGGAGGGAGACACATCCCCTCAGCCTCAGAACCGCCGGACACGCAGGGAAGCTTGCACCTGTCCCTTCTGTAAGGACGGAGAGGCACG AGATCCCAATAAGAAGAAGCAGCATATCTGTCACATGCCAGGTTGTGGGAAGGTGTACGGTAAGACATCTCACCTGAGAGCTCACCTTCGCTGGCACACTGGAGAACGACCCTTCGTCTGCGGCTGGTCCTTCTGTGGGAAGAAATTCACTCGCTCAGACGAACTGCAACGCCacaagaggacacacacag GTGAGAAGAAGTTCACGTGTACGGAGTGTCCAAAGCGCTTCATGCGCAGCGACCACCTCTCCAAACACCTCAAGACCCACCTCAACAAGAAAGGAACCACCGGTGGCGCTGTGACCTCCGATAACTCCGCCCCTCAGTCGGGTGGAGGCGGAGCCACAGATGGCGGGGCCGGGGTCAATGACCAGCACGCCCTCATCGCCATGGAGACACTGTCACCCGAGGGCATCGCCCGATTGGCCAGCAGCGGCATCAACGTGATGCAGGTGGCTGACCTGCACTCCATCAACA
- the sp1 gene encoding transcription factor Sp1 isoform X2, with translation MSDQQDEMAAMVESGGGFLQKRNTNTGQDSQQPSPLALLAATCSRIDTPGESDSGSEQQLDLSQAQLTQTANGSWQIIPVSLGSSSGSNTITTDSTGMVMTVGDSGKNRGQQVLTSVSSGHQGQQQYVLSSAPSLQGQQVLTMSGGQVVSMPNIHYQVIPQFQTVDGQHLQFAQAGVQQDPNAAGAGQFQLVSSPNGGQQLVRAGSGGNILTMPAGLLQQAIPLQNLGLGNSVLQNNQGQFQLANMPGLLNGNITLLPVSAASGSEGDGGSNQQLMQQVVSTSGTYYTNSTTTTTQTGTSYGGMTQQTQSTNGFQNSGGGIPIQPDNRDQPQQILIQPQQLIQGGTSLQTISAGGQVFATPTLTQDALQNLQIQTIPNTSPILLRTVGLNGQVSWQTLQLQSPAGTQITLAPMQGLSQLGQAQGGTMQLPGLHTINLNTLQNSGLQMHQLQGVPITISNTAGDQGLQTGGDSLDDGTVMEEGDTSPQPQNRRTRREACTCPFCKDGEARDPNKKKQHICHMPGCGKVYGKTSHLRAHLRWHTGERPFVCGWSFCGKKFTRSDELQRHKRTHTGEKKFTCTECPKRFMRSDHLSKHLKTHLNKKGTTGGAVTSDNSAPQSGGGGATDGGAGVNDQHALIAMETLSPEGIARLASSGINVMQRLARFMSLNTAQTQEH, from the exons ATGAGTG ACCAACAGGATGAAATGGCCGCGATGGTGGAAAGCGGCGGAGGCTTTCTTCAAAAGCGAAACACAAATACCGGACAG GACTCCCAGCAGCCCTCTCCTTTAGCTCTGTTGGCAGCGACCTGTAGTAGAATCGACACCCCGGGCGAGAGTGACTCTGGCTCCGAACAACAGTTAGACCTGAGCCAAGCCCAGCTGACCCAGACAGCCAATGGGAGCTGGCAGATCATCCCGGTCAGTCTCGGTAGCTCCAGTGGTTCCAACACCATCACCACTGACTCTACTGGCATGGTCATGACCGTGGGCGACTCGGGGAAGAACAGGGGGCAGCAGGTGTTGACGTCGGTCTCCAGTGGGCACCAGGGACAGCAGCAGTATGTGCTGTCCTCAGCTCCTTCTCTACAGGGCCAACAGGTCCTCACCATGTCTGGGGGCCAGGTTGTGTCCATGCCCAACATCCATTACCAGGTGATCCCTCAGTTCCAGACGGTAGATGGCCAGCATCTACAGTTTGCCCAGGCAGGGGTGCAGCAGGACCCTAATGCAGCTGGGGCCGGACAGTTCCAGCTCGTCTCCTCGCCTAACGGGGGTCAGCAGTTGGTTAGAGCAGGGAGTGGAGGAAATATCCTAACCATGCCCGCCGGGCTCCTACAGCAAGCCATCCCCCTACAGAACCTAGGTCTGGGTAACAGCGTCCTGCAGAACAACCAGGGCCAGTTCCAGTTGGCTAATATGCCTGGGCTCCTAAATGGTAATATCACCCTCCTTCCGGTCAGTGCAGCTAGTGGGTCTGAAGGGGACGGAGGCTCTAACCAGCAGCTGATGCAGCAGGTAGTGTCAACCTCTGGCACGTACTACACCAactcaaccaccaccaccactcagacAGGCACCTCGTATGGAGGCATGACACAGCAGACTCAGAGCACCAACGGCTTCCAGAACTCTGGTGGCGGGATCCCCATCCAGCCAGATAACAGAGATCAGCCGCAACAGATCCTCATTCAACCCCAGCAGCTCATCCAAGGAGGGACCTCCCTGCAGACAATCTCAGCTGGGGGACAGGTGTTCGCGACCCCAACGCTTACCCAGGATGCCCTACAGAACCTGCAAATTCAGACCATCCCTAACACCTCTCCCATCCTGCTGAGGACCGTCGGCCTCAACGGACAG GTGAGCTGGCAGACCCTCCAGCTGCAGAGCCCAGCGGGGACCCAGATCACCCTGGCCCCCATGCAGGGTCTCTCTCAGCTGGGCCAGGCCCAGGGAGGTACCATGCAACTCCCTGGTCTGCACACCATCAACCTCAACACACTGCAGAACTCTGGTTTACAGATGCACCAGCTACAAGGAGTCCCCATCACCATCTCTAACACAGCTG GAGACCAGGGTTTGCAGACAGGGGGGGACAGTCTGGATGACGGCACGGTCATGGAGGAGGGAGACACATCCCCTCAGCCTCAGAACCGCCGGACACGCAGGGAAGCTTGCACCTGTCCCTTCTGTAAGGACGGAGAGGCACG AGATCCCAATAAGAAGAAGCAGCATATCTGTCACATGCCAGGTTGTGGGAAGGTGTACGGTAAGACATCTCACCTGAGAGCTCACCTTCGCTGGCACACTGGAGAACGACCCTTCGTCTGCGGCTGGTCCTTCTGTGGGAAGAAATTCACTCGCTCAGACGAACTGCAACGCCacaagaggacacacacag GTGAGAAGAAGTTCACGTGTACGGAGTGTCCAAAGCGCTTCATGCGCAGCGACCACCTCTCCAAACACCTCAAGACCCACCTCAACAAGAAAGGAACCACCGGTGGCGCTGTGACCTCCGATAACTCCGCCCCTCAGTCGGGTGGAGGCGGAGCCACAGATGGCGGGGCCGGGGTCAATGACCAGCACGCCCTCATCGCCATGGAGACACTGTCACCCGAGGGCATCGCCCGATTGGCCAGCAGCGGCATCAACGTGATGCAG